The following coding sequences are from one Hyalangium gracile window:
- a CDS encoding 5'-nucleotidase C-terminal domain-containing protein, translated as MNRPLLTALVAAMLAPGLGCLAYNDPCQPLVDDPDAVLGFLGEDVYIDKPFARHDNNALGQLAADSYQHAEDDSAAPAQLGIVNGGSIRAEGLCINRTMLPKGALTDGVLHEVFLFENQVVTVNLTEKEVVDMFERSAGELVPAGQPITSPSGGFLHVSESTTLRVDCEYPRGQRVRALTIGGNPVVLPPRTDASRQYRVAMPSFLINGGDGYGAIFGNAGKDPARNPAQSRKLGGVDSNIVAGYMRTSYATEARPLREAQRIIFENCAQPTRPSR; from the coding sequence ATGAACCGCCCGCTGCTCACCGCCCTCGTGGCCGCCATGCTCGCCCCAGGCCTGGGCTGCCTGGCCTACAACGATCCCTGCCAGCCGCTGGTGGACGACCCGGACGCCGTGCTCGGCTTCCTGGGCGAGGACGTCTACATCGACAAGCCCTTCGCCCGGCACGACAACAACGCCCTGGGCCAGCTCGCCGCGGACTCCTACCAGCACGCCGAGGACGACTCGGCGGCCCCCGCGCAGCTGGGCATCGTCAACGGCGGCTCCATTCGCGCCGAGGGCCTGTGCATCAACCGCACCATGCTCCCCAAGGGCGCGCTCACGGACGGCGTCCTCCACGAGGTGTTCCTCTTCGAGAACCAGGTGGTGACGGTCAACCTCACCGAGAAGGAAGTCGTGGACATGTTCGAGCGCTCGGCGGGAGAGCTCGTCCCCGCCGGGCAGCCCATCACCTCGCCCAGCGGTGGCTTCCTCCACGTCTCCGAGAGCACCACCCTGCGCGTGGACTGCGAGTACCCCCGCGGTCAGCGGGTGAGGGCGCTCACGATTGGCGGCAATCCCGTGGTGCTGCCGCCGCGCACGGATGCCTCCCGGCAGTACCGGGTGGCCATGCCCAGCTTCCTCATCAACGGAGGAGACGGCTACGGCGCCATCTTCGGCAATGCCGGCAAGGATCCCGCGCGCAACCCGGCCCAGTCCCGCAAGCTCGGGGGCGTGGACTCCAACATCGTGGCTGGGTACATGCGCACGTCGTACGCGACCGAGGCGCGGCCCCTGCGTGAGGCGCAGCGCATCATCTTCGAGAACTGCGCGCAGCCCACCCGGCCCTCACGCTGA
- a CDS encoding TonB-dependent receptor plug domain-containing protein has translation MKTALARTTLLTLVLLAALPARAEEQAVLLHSAPAKAEANRPLRLEGTLVDDANEVSEVIVRYRGPGEPYVETPLERQYGDLYRGTIPAEHMIPPGVEYYIEGILKSGERVSVFQSSSRPARVIVPGEIPRPKLAVAEPEEPPAPPAKGSPRKKEPEEDDELEAPPPPPKKAQTALSDDALAALAAEAPTEEPTPAPPPRASPSPSPSGNGRKSTPAPTPKPAPSTAPAASAAPAPAPAPAASASRPALEPLEPITTNPPAAQGGTKSGARSELEEDLALYSAEDTLALATRHTETVTRVPAIAAAFGRDQIKALGARTVADVLDVVPGLSVSRDVQGFYRVGIRGLRNDAEVLFLLNGHRLNNFFDGRALMNLPVENLDRIEVIRGPGSALYGAGAFLGVVNLVTDRSEGVRVAVSGGGFPDREEGTFAPTLDAHASAAATAGELRLFGDLDVWGQSGDSAPIETDALNEDTITQRLRQANEPAGKTHDERLLFNLGLGLSYDFGDAGRLTSSLRFLTEDRTALMGLFDTVGPDSDLSWTVALLDVEYERTVAEGIQLRVRGYGDQQVSNRLFQLTPDNFRTGDAADQLFPLGLQEQTHVNVRTLGLGVDSDMVLGSANRLSAGLVAELQMLASYEYKTNYTLEDRVRPTLTTPEGLMNVKDIADGAATRRMTLGLFVQDQWTVISPLTLTFGVRADVTQLPTADDAGAIDGTRLVPSINPRVGLVFAATDSFVLKALYGRAFRPPTLQELVESIPDTNYNQGRFEGNPLLRPATVDTVELGVDLIQAAGDSRVRLRGNAFYERFRSPIIPVDTSGNIIPLRNRELGVRVFGVEAEARLEASKRANAWVNATFFRAEDLELPSQSRLLTDTPQARFNAGMSMPIGDWVNFDVVVRAGAERRNDTRSVLELIRRYQIPAYSLITAQLRTEPILDHFEVSLVAQNLFDHDLRDDVPRPDRVPGLLPREGQSVYLTVRGRY, from the coding sequence TTGAAGACCGCTCTCGCACGAACGACGCTGCTCACCCTCGTGCTCCTCGCGGCGCTGCCCGCCCGCGCCGAGGAGCAGGCGGTGCTGTTGCACTCCGCACCCGCGAAGGCCGAGGCGAATCGGCCGCTCCGGCTCGAAGGGACCCTGGTCGACGACGCCAACGAGGTCTCGGAGGTCATCGTTCGCTACCGGGGCCCGGGCGAGCCGTATGTGGAGACCCCGCTGGAGCGGCAGTACGGCGATCTGTACCGAGGCACCATCCCCGCCGAGCACATGATCCCGCCGGGTGTCGAGTACTACATCGAAGGGATCCTCAAGAGCGGCGAGCGCGTCTCCGTGTTCCAGTCGTCGAGCCGGCCCGCGCGCGTCATCGTCCCTGGAGAGATTCCTCGCCCCAAGCTGGCTGTCGCGGAGCCCGAGGAGCCGCCTGCGCCGCCCGCGAAGGGCAGCCCCCGGAAGAAGGAGCCGGAGGAGGACGATGAGCTCGAGGCGCCTCCGCCTCCCCCGAAGAAGGCACAGACGGCGCTGTCCGACGATGCCCTGGCCGCGCTCGCCGCCGAGGCCCCCACGGAGGAGCCCACCCCCGCGCCGCCTCCTCGCGCCAGCCCCTCGCCGAGCCCCAGCGGCAACGGGCGCAAGTCCACGCCGGCTCCCACGCCCAAGCCCGCGCCGTCCACCGCGCCAGCGGCCTCCGCCGCACCCGCTCCCGCGCCTGCCCCTGCTGCCTCGGCCTCGCGCCCTGCGCTGGAGCCGCTGGAGCCGATCACGACGAACCCTCCCGCCGCCCAGGGCGGCACGAAGTCCGGGGCTCGCTCGGAGCTGGAGGAGGATCTGGCCCTCTACAGCGCCGAGGACACGCTCGCGCTCGCCACGCGCCACACGGAGACGGTCACCCGGGTGCCCGCCATCGCGGCGGCCTTCGGGCGGGATCAGATCAAGGCGCTCGGTGCGCGCACGGTGGCGGACGTGCTCGACGTGGTGCCCGGGCTCTCGGTGAGCCGGGATGTCCAGGGCTTCTACCGCGTCGGCATCCGCGGGCTGCGCAACGACGCGGAGGTGCTCTTCCTGCTCAACGGGCACCGGCTCAACAACTTCTTCGACGGTCGGGCGCTGATGAACCTCCCGGTGGAGAACCTCGATCGCATCGAGGTCATCCGCGGCCCGGGCTCCGCCCTGTACGGCGCGGGTGCCTTCCTGGGAGTGGTCAACCTCGTCACCGATCGCAGCGAGGGCGTGCGCGTCGCCGTCTCCGGAGGCGGCTTCCCCGACCGGGAGGAGGGGACGTTCGCTCCCACGCTGGATGCCCACGCCTCGGCGGCGGCCACGGCCGGGGAGCTGCGCCTCTTCGGAGATCTCGACGTCTGGGGCCAGTCCGGTGACTCCGCTCCCATCGAGACGGATGCGCTGAACGAGGACACGATCACCCAGCGGCTGCGCCAGGCCAACGAGCCCGCCGGCAAGACGCATGACGAGCGCCTGCTCTTCAACCTGGGCCTGGGCCTCTCCTATGACTTCGGGGACGCGGGGCGGTTGACCAGCTCCCTGCGCTTCCTCACCGAGGACCGCACCGCCCTCATGGGCCTGTTCGACACGGTGGGGCCGGACTCGGACCTGAGCTGGACGGTGGCCCTGCTGGATGTCGAGTACGAGCGCACGGTGGCCGAGGGCATCCAGCTGCGCGTGCGCGGCTACGGCGATCAGCAGGTCAGCAACCGCCTGTTCCAGCTCACCCCGGACAACTTCCGCACGGGCGACGCGGCCGATCAGCTCTTCCCGCTGGGCCTGCAGGAGCAGACGCACGTCAACGTACGCACCCTGGGGCTGGGCGTGGACTCGGACATGGTCCTGGGCAGCGCCAACCGCCTCTCCGCGGGCCTGGTGGCCGAGCTGCAGATGCTCGCCAGCTACGAGTACAAGACCAACTACACCCTCGAAGATCGCGTCCGGCCCACGCTCACCACGCCCGAGGGCCTGATGAACGTGAAGGACATCGCCGATGGCGCCGCCACCCGGCGCATGACGCTGGGCCTCTTCGTGCAGGACCAGTGGACGGTCATCAGCCCGCTGACGCTCACCTTCGGGGTGCGCGCGGACGTCACCCAGCTGCCCACCGCGGACGACGCGGGCGCCATCGACGGCACCCGCCTGGTGCCCAGCATCAACCCGCGCGTGGGCCTCGTCTTCGCCGCCACGGACTCGTTCGTGCTCAAGGCCCTGTACGGCCGAGCCTTCCGCCCGCCCACGCTGCAGGAGCTGGTCGAGAGCATCCCGGACACCAACTACAACCAGGGCCGCTTCGAGGGAAACCCGCTGCTGCGCCCGGCCACCGTGGACACCGTGGAGCTGGGCGTGGACCTCATCCAGGCCGCCGGAGACTCGCGCGTGCGCCTGCGAGGCAACGCCTTCTACGAGCGCTTCCGCTCGCCCATCATCCCGGTGGACACCTCCGGCAACATCATCCCGCTGCGCAACCGCGAGCTGGGCGTGCGCGTCTTCGGCGTGGAGGCCGAGGCCCGCCTCGAGGCCTCCAAGCGCGCCAACGCCTGGGTCAACGCCACCTTCTTCCGCGCCGAGGACCTGGAGCTGCCCTCGCAGTCGCGCCTGCTCACCGACACCCCGCAGGCCCGCTTCAACGCCGGCATGTCCATGCCGATTGGCGACTGGGTGAACTTCGACGTGGTGGTGCGCGCCGGCGCCGAGCGCCGCAACGACACCCGCTCCGTGCTGGAGCTGATCCGCCGCTACCAGATCCCCGCCTACAGCCTCATCACCGCGCAGCTGCGCACCGAGCCCATCCTCGACCACTTCGAGGTGTCGCTGGTGGCGCAGAACCTCTTCGACCATGACTTGCGCGACGACGTGCCCCGCCCGGACCGCGTCCCGGGGCTGCTGCCGCGCGAGGGCCAGTCCGTCTACCTCACCGTCCGGGGCCGCTACTGA
- a CDS encoding ChaN family lipoprotein codes for MRASLALHLALFRRQKAQIARAVDGQTSAFRAYEARYRRRTTGYRVALPLSAVHQRVRAADVVYVGDYHTLPLAQETYLGLVERALESGRRVVLALECVEGRHQASLDAYLTGRLPERALLERLGRAPGPGLDGWSGFRPLLAFARRHRLEVVGIDRRAQGKRSLELRDAYAAERIARAARAEDRPQVMVLVGQYHVAPCHLPEQVERALGESHARRSLVVYQNCEGVYWRLAREGRAGAVEAVELADGSVCLLNASPVVCQQSFLDYLEAEAGDSLLRDRSAADRFREMASLIARLAGVQVGRALDEVEVATAADGDVLARIQQRGRFTQVELAQLRRHILSRESSYIPRARMAYLASLSLNHAAEEAAHFVRHCAVGDAMEVPRRASDAFYARCMEEALGFFGSKLVNPRRGCAGLAEWARRVARMRGVERQIAAFVLAHKAAEVEGPDEAVKLLPLRRDRLFHGVSHALGYLLGDALYQAFDTGRVEKADIRALFRDPLPDPRSTYFHWVQRLG; via the coding sequence ATGCGCGCGTCGCTAGCCCTCCACCTCGCTCTCTTTCGTCGGCAGAAGGCACAGATTGCCCGTGCCGTCGATGGCCAGACCTCCGCCTTCCGTGCCTACGAGGCCCGGTACCGGCGGAGGACGACCGGCTACCGCGTCGCGCTGCCCCTGTCCGCGGTGCACCAGCGCGTGCGAGCCGCCGACGTGGTGTACGTGGGCGACTACCACACCCTGCCGCTGGCCCAGGAGACGTACCTGGGCCTGGTGGAGCGGGCCCTGGAGTCGGGGCGCCGCGTCGTCCTCGCGCTCGAGTGCGTGGAGGGACGGCACCAGGCCTCCCTGGACGCCTACCTGACGGGCCGCCTGCCCGAGCGCGCCCTGTTGGAGCGGCTCGGCCGGGCTCCGGGACCGGGGCTCGATGGCTGGTCGGGCTTCCGTCCCCTGCTCGCCTTCGCCCGACGCCACCGCCTGGAGGTGGTGGGCATCGATCGTCGGGCGCAGGGTAAGCGCTCGCTCGAGCTCCGGGACGCCTATGCGGCGGAGCGCATCGCCCGGGCGGCGCGAGCGGAGGATCGGCCGCAGGTGATGGTCCTGGTGGGCCAGTACCACGTGGCACCTTGCCACCTGCCCGAGCAGGTGGAGCGGGCGCTCGGAGAGTCGCACGCACGGCGCAGCCTGGTGGTGTACCAGAACTGCGAGGGCGTCTACTGGCGGCTGGCCCGCGAGGGTCGCGCCGGAGCGGTGGAGGCGGTGGAGCTGGCGGATGGCTCGGTCTGCCTGCTCAACGCCTCGCCGGTGGTGTGCCAGCAGAGCTTCCTGGATTACCTGGAGGCCGAGGCCGGGGACTCGCTGCTGCGAGATCGCAGCGCGGCGGACAGGTTCCGGGAGATGGCGAGCCTGATCGCGCGGCTCGCGGGCGTGCAGGTGGGCCGAGCGCTGGACGAGGTGGAGGTGGCGACGGCGGCGGACGGGGATGTCCTGGCGCGCATCCAGCAGCGCGGACGCTTCACGCAGGTGGAGCTGGCGCAGCTGCGGCGGCACATCCTGTCGAGGGAGAGCAGCTACATCCCCCGAGCGCGGATGGCCTACCTGGCGTCACTGTCGTTGAACCACGCGGCGGAGGAGGCGGCGCACTTCGTGCGGCACTGCGCGGTGGGAGACGCGATGGAGGTGCCGCGGCGGGCATCGGACGCGTTCTACGCGCGGTGCATGGAGGAGGCGCTGGGCTTCTTCGGCTCGAAGCTGGTGAACCCGCGGCGGGGCTGCGCGGGGCTGGCGGAGTGGGCGCGGCGGGTGGCGCGGATGCGCGGCGTGGAGCGGCAGATCGCGGCCTTCGTGCTGGCGCACAAGGCGGCGGAGGTGGAGGGCCCGGACGAGGCGGTGAAGCTGCTGCCGCTGCGAAGGGATCGGCTCTTCCACGGCGTGAGCCATGCGCTGGGGTACCTGCTGGGAGACGCGCTGTACCAGGCCTTCGACACGGGCCGGGTGGAGAAGGCGGACATCCGCGCCCTCTTCCGAGATCCGCTGCCGGACCCGCGGAGCACCTACTTCCACTGGGTGCAGCGGCTGGGCTGA
- a CDS encoding MmcQ/YjbR family DNA-binding protein — MSESMSLDNPHELALRDFALGFPGAHEDFPWGHRALKVKGKAFLFMGHEQGGLGLSVKLPHSNAAALMLPFATPTGYGLGKSGWVSASFPKGEQPPMEMLRQWVDESYRAVAPKKLVDQIASGAASAAKVAPARTKAPAAKKAAAPKKAAAPKKSAPTRRAVTTKKSAARKKGSARAKSAR; from the coding sequence ATGTCTGAGTCCATGAGCCTGGACAATCCGCACGAGCTGGCCCTGCGTGACTTCGCGCTCGGCTTCCCCGGTGCCCACGAGGACTTCCCGTGGGGCCACCGCGCCCTCAAGGTGAAGGGCAAGGCCTTCCTCTTCATGGGACACGAGCAGGGAGGCCTCGGGCTCTCCGTCAAGCTGCCTCACTCCAACGCCGCCGCCCTGATGCTGCCGTTCGCCACGCCCACCGGGTACGGCCTGGGCAAGAGCGGCTGGGTGTCGGCCAGCTTCCCCAAGGGCGAGCAGCCCCCCATGGAGATGCTGCGCCAGTGGGTCGACGAGAGCTACCGCGCCGTGGCCCCGAAGAAGCTCGTGGACCAGATCGCCAGCGGCGCGGCGTCCGCTGCCAAGGTGGCCCCGGCGCGCACGAAGGCTCCGGCCGCGAAGAAGGCCGCGGCGCCGAAGAAGGCTGCTGCGCCGAAGAAGAGCGCGCCCACCAGGCGTGCCGTGACGACGAAGAAGAGCGCGGCGCGCAAGAAAGGGAGCGCCCGCGCGAAGTCGGCTCGCTGA
- a CDS encoding leucine-rich repeat domain-containing protein has translation MSVLDLTGQGLGALPESLRQQTQLRQLLLDDNPLGVLPEWLGELGTLEQLFADGTQLTSLPSTLERLKGLKRLDARRNRLEAIPEFLGRMRWLEDLRLGKNLLTSVPESLWQLTGLETLDLGENRIGSLSASIGALTKLRMLDLGHNALAAVPEEIGRLTGLSGYLYLSDNQLTELPASLGNLKALKYLNATDNRLEALPESLGEMRALIELRLYNNRLKALPASLGRLENLLELHLKKNALVTLPESMGQLTRLRKLSLENNQLTSLPDSLGGLGRLVELDLRNNRLSTLPASIGQLRSLTFLDLRGNQLRTLPASIGELPNLEKLDLRWNKLASVPGWFQRLEQRGCVVYT, from the coding sequence ATGAGCGTTCTCGATCTGACGGGACAGGGGCTCGGTGCTCTCCCGGAGAGCCTGAGGCAACAGACGCAGCTCAGACAGCTCCTGCTCGACGACAACCCGCTCGGGGTGCTCCCAGAGTGGCTGGGCGAGCTGGGGACTCTCGAGCAGCTCTTCGCGGATGGCACGCAGCTGACCTCCCTCCCGAGCACCCTGGAGCGGTTGAAGGGCCTGAAGCGGCTGGATGCGCGCCGCAATCGCCTGGAGGCCATCCCAGAGTTCCTGGGCCGGATGCGCTGGCTCGAGGACCTGAGGCTGGGGAAGAACCTCCTGACGTCGGTGCCTGAGTCGCTGTGGCAGCTGACGGGGCTCGAGACGCTGGACCTCGGGGAGAACCGCATCGGCTCCCTGTCCGCGAGCATCGGAGCGCTGACGAAGCTGCGGATGCTGGATCTGGGGCACAACGCGCTGGCCGCGGTCCCCGAGGAGATTGGCAGGCTCACGGGGCTCTCGGGCTACCTCTACCTGAGCGACAACCAGCTGACGGAGCTCCCTGCGTCGCTCGGGAACCTGAAGGCATTGAAGTACCTCAACGCCACGGACAACCGGCTGGAGGCGCTCCCCGAGAGCCTGGGAGAGATGCGTGCGCTCATCGAGCTGCGCCTGTACAACAACCGACTGAAGGCGCTCCCGGCCTCGCTGGGCAGGCTGGAGAACCTCCTGGAGCTCCATCTGAAGAAGAACGCGCTGGTCACGCTGCCGGAGTCCATGGGGCAGCTGACGCGCCTCCGGAAGCTCAGCCTGGAGAACAACCAGCTGACGTCGCTCCCTGACTCCCTGGGCGGCCTCGGACGGCTGGTGGAGCTCGACTTGAGGAACAACCGGCTGAGCACGCTGCCCGCGTCGATAGGCCAGCTGAGGAGCCTGACGTTCCTCGATCTGCGGGGCAATCAGCTGCGCACGCTCCCCGCGAGCATCGGCGAGCTCCCGAACCTGGAGAAGCTCGACCTGCGGTGGAACAAGCTGGCGTCCGTTCCGGGGTGGTTCCAGCGGCTCGAGCAGCGCGGCTGCGTGGTGTACACGTAG
- a CDS encoding class I SAM-dependent methyltransferase produces MTTEVDVRAYNREAWNGEVARGNMWTRPVGPEVIAAARRGEWSVVLTPRKPVPREWFGALKGQEVLGLASAGGQQGPVLAAAGARVTIFDNSPAQLGQDRMVAEREGLDIRLVEGDMRDLSVFPDASFDLIFHPCSNCFVEDVRRVWREAYRVLRPGGVLLSGFCNPIMFLFDPELEGEGVLRLKYRMPYSDFTSLTDEERRRYTDKGEPLCVAHSLEDQIGGQLDAGFLLAGFYEDKHIEGDKLAEYMPSLCATRAVKPSAR; encoded by the coding sequence ATGACGACTGAGGTCGACGTACGCGCGTACAACCGCGAGGCCTGGAACGGCGAGGTGGCCAGGGGGAACATGTGGACGCGGCCGGTGGGCCCGGAGGTCATCGCCGCCGCGCGTCGAGGGGAGTGGAGCGTGGTGCTGACGCCGCGCAAGCCAGTGCCTCGCGAGTGGTTCGGAGCGCTGAAGGGCCAGGAGGTGCTGGGCCTGGCGAGCGCGGGCGGGCAGCAGGGGCCAGTGCTGGCGGCGGCGGGGGCTCGGGTGACGATCTTCGACAACTCGCCGGCCCAGCTCGGGCAGGACCGGATGGTGGCGGAGCGGGAGGGCCTGGACATCCGGCTCGTCGAGGGGGACATGAGGGATCTGTCCGTCTTCCCGGACGCGAGCTTCGATCTGATCTTCCACCCGTGCTCCAACTGCTTCGTGGAGGACGTGCGGCGCGTCTGGCGCGAGGCCTACCGCGTGCTGCGTCCCGGAGGAGTGCTGCTGTCCGGGTTCTGCAACCCGATCATGTTCCTGTTCGATCCGGAGCTGGAGGGGGAGGGGGTGCTGCGCCTCAAGTACCGGATGCCCTACTCGGACTTCACGAGCCTCACGGACGAGGAGCGGCGACGTTACACGGACAAGGGCGAGCCCCTGTGCGTGGCGCACTCGCTGGAGGACCAGATCGGCGGGCAGCTCGACGCGGGCTTCCTGCTGGCGGGCTTCTACGAGGACAAGCACATCGAGGGAGACAAGCTCGCCGAGTACATGCCGAGCCTCTGCGCGACGCGCGCCGTGAAACCCTCTGCGAGGTAG
- a CDS encoding SDR family NAD(P)-dependent oxidoreductase, with translation MDTGLKGQGILVTGGAGGIGSATVRAFAEEGARVAVHYRTKEEPARALAAEVGGVALRADLTAEAEVDALIPEAVKALGRLDVLVANAGHWPPPDEPVWRMSLERWRRTLAENLDSVFLSCRAFLRHVETTGTGSLVLVSSTAGLFGEAGHSDYAAAKGALASGFLRSLKNELGRIAPMARVNVVCPGWTEVDRNRAKLQDPAFLARVTRTMALRKVGQPEDVARVIVTLASDRISGHVTGEVVTVAGGMEGRVLHDD, from the coding sequence ATGGATACAGGACTGAAGGGCCAGGGCATTCTGGTGACGGGGGGCGCGGGAGGGATTGGCAGCGCCACGGTGCGCGCGTTCGCGGAGGAGGGCGCGCGGGTGGCGGTGCACTACCGGACGAAGGAGGAGCCGGCACGGGCGCTGGCCGCCGAGGTGGGCGGTGTGGCGCTGCGCGCGGACCTCACGGCCGAGGCCGAGGTGGACGCGCTCATCCCCGAGGCGGTGAAGGCGCTCGGGCGGTTGGACGTGCTGGTGGCCAACGCGGGGCACTGGCCGCCGCCGGACGAGCCGGTGTGGCGGATGTCCCTGGAGCGGTGGCGCCGGACGCTCGCGGAGAACCTGGACAGCGTGTTCCTCTCGTGCCGGGCCTTCCTGCGGCATGTGGAGACGACCGGGACGGGCAGCCTGGTGCTGGTCAGCTCCACGGCGGGGCTCTTCGGTGAGGCGGGACACTCGGACTACGCGGCCGCCAAGGGGGCGCTGGCGAGCGGCTTCCTGAGGAGCCTGAAGAATGAGCTGGGGCGCATTGCTCCGATGGCTCGGGTGAACGTGGTGTGCCCGGGGTGGACGGAGGTGGACCGCAACCGGGCGAAGCTCCAGGACCCGGCGTTCCTCGCGCGCGTGACGCGGACGATGGCGCTGCGCAAGGTGGGGCAGCCCGAGGATGTGGCGCGAGTCATCGTGACGCTCGCGTCCGATCGGATCTCAGGCCATGTGACGGGCGAGGTCGTCACCGTGGCTGGTGGCATGGAAGGCAGGGTGCTTCATGACGACTGA
- the kce gene encoding 3-keto-5-aminohexanoate cleavage enzyme — MSTPMVITAAMVGAETTREQTPYLPITAEEIAEDAVKCREAGAAMVHLHVRTADGKPSQDAELFRAAIRAIRKRTDVLIQTSTGGAVGMTVDERCGPLTLTGEDRPDMATLTTGTVNFGQDVFWNPRPLVRDIARRIRALGLKPEIECFDVGMIDEASILAKEGLVDLPAHYDFVLGVPGALTARVDALEFMIKSLPEGSTWTVAGVGRHQLPFVAHAAERGGNARVGLEDNIYVSKGVLAKGNWELVAEAAKLAKAKGRTLATPQEARKILRLT, encoded by the coding sequence ATGAGCACGCCCATGGTCATCACGGCCGCGATGGTCGGCGCGGAGACGACCCGCGAGCAGACGCCGTACCTGCCCATCACCGCCGAGGAGATCGCCGAGGACGCGGTGAAGTGCCGCGAGGCCGGCGCGGCGATGGTGCACCTGCACGTGCGCACGGCGGACGGCAAGCCGTCCCAGGACGCGGAGCTGTTCCGGGCGGCCATCCGGGCCATCCGCAAGCGCACGGACGTCCTCATCCAGACGTCCACCGGCGGCGCGGTGGGCATGACGGTGGACGAGCGCTGCGGGCCCCTGACGCTCACGGGCGAGGATCGCCCGGACATGGCCACGCTGACGACGGGCACGGTGAACTTCGGCCAGGACGTGTTCTGGAATCCGCGCCCGCTGGTGCGAGACATCGCCAGGCGCATCCGGGCCCTGGGCCTCAAGCCGGAGATCGAGTGCTTCGACGTGGGGATGATCGACGAGGCCAGCATCCTCGCGAAGGAGGGGCTGGTCGATCTGCCGGCGCACTATGACTTCGTGCTGGGAGTGCCGGGGGCGCTGACGGCGCGGGTGGACGCGCTGGAGTTCATGATCAAGTCGCTGCCGGAGGGGAGCACGTGGACGGTGGCGGGCGTGGGGCGGCACCAGCTCCCGTTCGTGGCGCATGCGGCGGAGCGTGGCGGCAATGCCCGGGTCGGGCTCGAGGACAACATCTACGTGTCCAAGGGCGTGCTGGCCAAGGGCAACTGGGAGCTCGTGGCCGAGGCCGCGAAGCTGGCCAAGGCCAAGGGCCGCACGCTGGCCACGCCGCAGGAGGCGAGGAAGATCCTGCGCCTGACGTAA
- the kal gene encoding 3-aminobutyryl-CoA ammonia lyase, protein MSTKAIIRLRMSSHDAHYGGNLVDGARMLGLFGDVATELCVRHDGDEGLFRAYDSVEFLAPVYAGDFIEAEGEIVSVGNTSRKMRFEARKVIRPRTDVNDSAADLLSEPVVVCRASGTCVVPKDKQRIQR, encoded by the coding sequence GTGAGCACCAAGGCCATCATCCGGCTGCGCATGAGCAGCCATGACGCGCACTACGGCGGCAACCTGGTGGACGGGGCGCGGATGCTCGGGCTGTTCGGCGACGTGGCCACCGAGCTGTGCGTGCGGCACGACGGAGACGAGGGGCTGTTCCGCGCGTATGACTCGGTGGAGTTCCTGGCGCCGGTGTACGCGGGGGACTTCATCGAGGCGGAGGGGGAGATCGTCAGTGTCGGCAACACGTCGCGCAAGATGCGCTTCGAGGCCCGGAAGGTGATCCGCCCGCGCACGGACGTGAACGATTCGGCGGCGGACCTCTTGTCCGAGCCGGTGGTGGTGTGCCGAGCTTCGGGCACCTGCGTCGTCCCCAAGGACAAGCAGCGCATCCAGCGGTAA
- the kamE gene encoding lysine 5,6-aminomutase subunit beta produces MVKPTKQIIRPYGDRRDDGVVQLSFTLPVPLSEKAKEAAAQFVKKMGFSDVKVAAAERAADNYTFFIVYARSGMYIDYAEIDVPEVVIKKMGFDDLNTFIQEKVARRIVVFGACTGTDTHTVGIDAILNMKGYAGDYGLERYPWFEAYNLGSQVPNDDLIAKAMAKNADAILVSQVVTQRDVHKDNSRQFIEAAKAKGIHGKTILLLGGPRVDHKLALELGFDAGFGPGTKPSDVANFIVHALLKKMGREDPNAHYQGEPK; encoded by the coding sequence ATGGTGAAGCCGACCAAGCAGATCATCCGCCCCTACGGCGATCGCCGGGACGACGGGGTGGTGCAGCTCTCGTTCACGCTCCCGGTGCCTCTGTCGGAGAAGGCCAAGGAGGCCGCCGCCCAGTTCGTGAAGAAGATGGGCTTCTCCGACGTGAAGGTGGCCGCCGCCGAGCGCGCCGCGGACAACTACACCTTCTTCATCGTCTACGCCCGCTCGGGCATGTACATCGACTACGCCGAGATCGACGTCCCCGAGGTGGTCATCAAGAAGATGGGGTTCGACGATCTCAACACCTTCATCCAGGAGAAGGTGGCGCGGCGCATCGTCGTGTTCGGCGCGTGCACGGGCACGGACACGCACACGGTGGGCATCGACGCCATCCTCAACATGAAGGGCTACGCGGGCGACTACGGCCTGGAGCGCTACCCGTGGTTCGAGGCGTACAACCTGGGCAGCCAGGTGCCCAACGACGATCTGATCGCCAAGGCCATGGCGAAGAACGCGGACGCCATCCTGGTCAGCCAGGTCGTCACGCAGCGAGACGTGCACAAGGACAACTCGCGCCAGTTCATCGAGGCGGCCAAGGCCAAGGGCATCCACGGCAAGACGATCCTGCTGTTGGGCGGGCCGCGCGTGGACCACAAGCTGGCGCTGGAGCTGGGCTTCGACGCGGGCTTCGGGCCGGGGACCAAGCCCTCGGACGTGGCCAACTTCATCGTCCACGCGCTGCTGAAGAAGATGGGCAGGGAAGATCCCAACGCGCACTACCAGGGGGAACCGAAGTGA